From a single Photobacterium gaetbulicola Gung47 genomic region:
- a CDS encoding putative magnesium transporter (COG2239): MADVIDQDQTHQTLQEVNQALENGMFVHVRRMLQDMEPEDIAHLLEASPPKERQVLWQLTDPEEQGEILDELSEDVKDGIVAQMAPDKLAAVTEGMETDDVAYVLRSLPDSKYQEVLAQMDATDRHRVEKALAYPEETAGGIMSTDFITIRGDVTADVVLRYLRMKGELPEATDALYVVDQNEMLIGHLSLATLITTQPDTEIHDVMDDADEAIPVDMDDGEVANLFERRNWLSAPVVDADNQLVGRITIDDVVDIIREEAEHSMMSMAGMDDDEDTFAPVVKSAKRRSIWLGVNVLAALAAASVSNLFEDTLEQMAAIAILMTIVPSMGGVAGNQTVALVIRGLAVGHIGDTNTRWLLSKEARVGLLNGILWAAIIGGVVVLWKGNLLLGAIIAGAMLTNLLVAGIAGVCIPILLKKMDIDPALAGGMALTTITDIVGLSVFLGLATLFLV; the protein is encoded by the coding sequence ATGGCCGATGTCATCGATCAAGATCAAACTCATCAAACGCTGCAAGAAGTCAACCAGGCGCTTGAAAACGGCATGTTTGTCCATGTCCGCCGTATGCTCCAGGATATGGAGCCGGAAGATATTGCCCACTTACTAGAGGCCTCTCCACCCAAAGAGCGCCAGGTGCTATGGCAACTGACCGATCCCGAAGAGCAAGGCGAGATCCTCGACGAGCTGTCGGAAGACGTCAAAGACGGCATTGTGGCCCAGATGGCACCGGATAAACTGGCAGCCGTTACCGAAGGCATGGAGACCGATGATGTCGCCTACGTCCTGCGTAGCCTGCCAGACAGCAAGTACCAAGAAGTGCTGGCCCAGATGGATGCCACCGATCGGCACCGGGTCGAAAAGGCGCTGGCCTATCCGGAAGAAACCGCTGGCGGGATCATGAGCACCGACTTCATCACCATCCGCGGTGATGTGACTGCCGACGTGGTACTGCGCTACCTGCGCATGAAAGGCGAGCTACCGGAAGCCACTGATGCCTTGTACGTGGTCGATCAGAACGAAATGCTGATCGGCCACCTGTCTCTCGCCACCCTGATCACCACCCAGCCGGATACCGAAATCCATGATGTGATGGACGATGCCGACGAGGCTATCCCGGTCGATATGGATGACGGTGAAGTGGCCAACCTGTTCGAACGCCGTAACTGGCTGTCGGCCCCTGTCGTCGATGCCGACAACCAGCTCGTCGGCCGTATCACCATCGATGACGTGGTTGATATTATCCGTGAAGAGGCCGAGCACTCAATGATGAGTATGGCCGGTATGGATGACGACGAGGACACCTTTGCGCCAGTGGTCAAATCGGCCAAGCGGCGCAGTATCTGGCTCGGCGTCAACGTGCTGGCTGCACTGGCGGCCGCATCGGTTTCCAACCTGTTCGAAGACACACTTGAGCAGATGGCCGCGATTGCCATCCTGATGACCATCGTTCCCTCGATGGGTGGTGTCGCCGGTAACCAGACCGTCGCCCTGGTGATCCGCGGTTTGGCCGTAGGCCATATCGGGGACACCAACACCCGTTGGCTACTAAGCAAGGAAGCCCGCGTCGGTCTGCTCAACGGTATCCTCTGGGCCGCCATCATTGGTGGCGTGGTCGTACTGTGGAAAGGCAACCTGCTGCTCGGTGCCATTATCGCCGGAGCCATGCTGACCAACCTGCTGGTCGCCGGTATTGCCGGGGTGTGTATTCCGATCCTGCTCAAGAAAATGGACATCGACCCGGCTCTGGCGGGCGGGATGGCCCTGACCACCATCACCGATATCGTCGGCCTGTCGGTGTTCCTCGGCTTAGCGACCCTCTTTCTTGTCTAA
- a CDS encoding putative phosphocarrier protein NPr (COG1925) produces the protein MTVFSRELFIKNRLGLHARAAIKLVELAQSFESIITISNGEKSATADSVMGLLMLESAQGQQVQVCADGNDAEQAINAVSDLIEAGFDEES, from the coding sequence ATGACCGTGTTCTCGCGTGAGCTGTTTATCAAAAACCGCCTGGGCCTGCATGCCCGGGCAGCGATCAAATTGGTTGAGCTAGCACAAAGTTTCGAGTCCATTATCACCATCAGCAACGGTGAAAAAAGCGCAACAGCAGACAGTGTCATGGGGCTATTGATGCTCGAGTCAGCCCAAGGACAACAGGTGCAGGTCTGCGCCGACGGTAACGATGCCGAGCAAGCCATCAATGCGGTCAGCGACCTGATCGAAGCCGGCTTTGACGAAGAAAGCTAA
- a CDS encoding hypothetical protein (COG1660), which yields MMLMVVSGRSGSGKSIALRVLEDLGYYCVDNLPVNLLPQFIKTQQGNQQNIAVSIDVRNMPEDPEEISHTLDTLGDDVDVNVIYLDADDKTLVKRYSETRRLHPLSRHGMTLEQAILSESTQLSSLKARADLVIDTTTKSIHDLSETVRSRVLGRDSRELIMVFESFGFKHGLPNDADYVFDVRFLPNPHWIPELKPLTGLDQEVKDYLAGHAEVSQLIYQIRNFIETWLPMLEKNNRSYLTVAIGCTGGQHRSVYITQQLAEYFRYEGHQVQVRHRTLESKS from the coding sequence ATGATGCTAATGGTCGTAAGCGGACGCTCGGGTTCAGGTAAATCCATTGCCCTGCGGGTATTGGAGGATCTAGGCTATTACTGTGTTGATAACCTACCGGTCAACCTGCTCCCCCAATTCATCAAGACCCAGCAGGGAAACCAGCAAAATATCGCCGTCAGTATCGATGTGCGTAACATGCCGGAAGATCCCGAGGAGATCAGCCACACCCTGGATACCCTCGGTGACGACGTCGATGTCAATGTGATCTACCTGGATGCCGACGACAAAACCCTGGTCAAACGCTATAGCGAAACCCGACGCCTGCATCCGCTTTCCCGCCATGGCATGACCCTCGAACAAGCGATACTGTCAGAAAGCACCCAGCTCTCCAGCCTTAAGGCCCGGGCCGATCTGGTCATCGATACCACCACCAAGTCCATTCACGATCTGAGTGAGACCGTTCGCTCCCGGGTACTCGGCCGCGACTCGCGCGAGCTGATCATGGTGTTCGAGTCCTTCGGCTTCAAGCACGGCCTGCCGAACGATGCCGACTACGTGTTTGATGTCCGCTTCCTGCCCAATCCACACTGGATTCCGGAACTCAAGCCATTGACCGGCTTGGATCAGGAAGTCAAAGACTACCTCGCGGGCCATGCCGAGGTCAGCCAGCTGATCTACCAAATTCGTAACTTCATCGAAACCTGGCTACCAATGCTGGAGAAGAACAACCGCAGCTACCTAACCGTGGCCATTGGCTGTACCGGCGGCCAGCACCGCTCGGTCTACATTACCCAGCAGTTGGCCGAGTACTTCCGCTACGAAGGGCACCAGGTCCAGGTGAGACACCGCACGCTGGAAAGCAAATCATGA
- a CDS encoding hypothetical protein (COG3028), with product MSRKNQKAPWEPEEEIIWVSKSEMKRDMEALQKLGEQLVDLKPNALAKIPLDEEMLEAIKDAQRFSKEARRRQLQRIGKLMRQVDVEPIQAALDKLNNKHNQATAELKKLEQKREKLIENGDSMINAIMVDHPDADRQRLRQLVRQANKEKAQNKPAKAYREIFQYLKELYLED from the coding sequence ATGAGCCGTAAAAACCAAAAAGCCCCATGGGAACCGGAAGAAGAAATCATCTGGGTTAGTAAATCCGAGATGAAACGCGACATGGAAGCCCTGCAAAAGTTAGGTGAACAGCTTGTTGACCTAAAACCCAATGCTCTCGCAAAGATACCTCTCGATGAAGAGATGCTGGAAGCGATCAAAGACGCCCAGCGCTTTAGCAAAGAAGCGCGCCGCCGTCAGCTGCAGCGCATCGGTAAGCTAATGCGCCAGGTCGACGTCGAGCCAATTCAGGCCGCGCTAGATAAGCTGAACAACAAGCACAACCAAGCCACTGCCGAGCTGAAGAAGCTGGAGCAAAAACGCGAGAAGCTAATCGAAAACGGCGACAGCATGATCAATGCCATTATGGTTGATCACCCTGACGCTGACCGCCAGCGCCTGCGCCAGCTGGTTCGCCAGGCCAACAAAGAAAAGGCCCAGAACAAGCCAGCCAAAGCCTACCGCGAAATCTTCCAGTACCTCAAAGAGCTGTACCTGGAAGACTAA
- a CDS encoding putative TldD, Zn-dependent protease (COG0312) has product MTLETVENTMLAQSGLGREELNQVLGLVAARDVDYADIYFQSCWHESLVLEDSIIKDGSFNIDRGVGVRAVSGEKTGFAYSDQINQLALQQSAKAARGITRSGGNGKVKAFAPAIGGQGIYAPVNPLDSFDKHQKIALLEEIDRYIRTKEPLVKEVSVSINGVYEQVLVAALDGTYAADIRPLVRLSISVLIEKGDKREHGSAGGGGRYGYEYFRTEEGNGKSVALNYADEAIRQALINIDADEAPAGAMPVVLGAGWPGVLLHEAVGHGLEGDFNRKGSSMFSGQLGQQVTSSLCTIVDDGTLKDRRGSLNIDDEGTPGQYNVLVEGGKLKGYMQDKLNARLMGVAPTGNGRRESYAHLPMPRMTNTYMLPGEHSPEEIIASVKQGVYAPNFGGGQVDITSGKFVFSASEAYLIENGKITRPIKGATLIGSGIEAMQQVSMVGNDLDIDRGVGVCGKAGQSVPVGVGQPTLKIESMTVGGTQ; this is encoded by the coding sequence ATGACGCTGGAAACTGTAGAAAACACAATGCTGGCCCAGTCAGGGTTAGGACGTGAAGAGCTAAATCAGGTACTGGGGCTAGTGGCGGCACGCGATGTGGATTATGCCGACATCTATTTCCAGTCATGCTGGCATGAGTCTCTGGTGCTTGAAGACAGCATCATTAAGGATGGCTCTTTTAACATTGACCGTGGTGTTGGTGTCAGGGCGGTGTCTGGCGAGAAGACAGGCTTCGCTTATTCTGATCAAATCAACCAGCTCGCCTTGCAGCAATCTGCCAAGGCGGCCCGGGGGATCACTCGCAGCGGTGGCAACGGCAAGGTTAAGGCGTTCGCACCTGCGATCGGCGGGCAAGGGATCTATGCACCGGTTAATCCGCTGGACAGCTTCGACAAGCACCAGAAGATCGCCCTGCTGGAGGAAATCGACCGCTATATCCGCACCAAAGAGCCGCTGGTTAAGGAAGTCTCGGTGAGCATCAATGGTGTCTATGAGCAGGTGCTGGTTGCCGCTCTGGACGGCACTTATGCGGCAGATATCCGCCCGCTGGTTCGCCTTTCTATCAGTGTGCTGATCGAAAAAGGTGACAAGCGCGAGCACGGCAGTGCCGGTGGTGGCGGCCGCTATGGTTACGAATATTTCCGGACCGAGGAAGGCAACGGTAAATCCGTCGCCCTGAATTATGCCGACGAGGCAATTCGTCAGGCGCTGATCAATATTGATGCCGATGAGGCACCGGCTGGCGCCATGCCGGTCGTGCTGGGGGCCGGCTGGCCAGGTGTTTTGCTGCACGAAGCCGTGGGCCATGGCCTGGAAGGCGACTTCAACCGCAAGGGCTCGTCGATGTTCTCGGGCCAACTGGGGCAGCAGGTGACCTCCAGCTTGTGTACCATTGTCGATGACGGCACCCTCAAGGATCGCCGAGGCTCGCTCAATATTGATGATGAAGGGACTCCGGGTCAGTACAACGTGCTGGTCGAGGGGGGCAAGCTCAAGGGGTATATGCAGGATAAGCTCAATGCGCGCTTGATGGGCGTAGCACCAACAGGTAACGGCCGCCGTGAGTCCTATGCCCACTTGCCGATGCCGCGCATGACCAATACCTATATGCTGCCGGGAGAGCATTCGCCGGAAGAGATCATTGCCAGCGTTAAGCAAGGTGTTTATGCGCCGAACTTCGGTGGTGGTCAGGTCGATATCACCTCTGGTAAGTTTGTGTTCTCGGCATCGGAAGCTTACTTGATTGAAAACGGCAAGATCACCCGTCCCATCAAAGGTGCAACCTTAATTGGCAGCGGTATCGAGGCAATGCAGCAGGTATCGATGGTCGGTAATGACCTGGACATCGACCGTGGTGTCGGTGTGTGCGGCAAAGCCGGCCAGAGTGTCCCGGTTGGTGTTGGCCAGCCGACCTTGAAAATCGAGTCGATGACCGTCGGCGGCACCCAGTAA
- a CDS encoding peptidase PmbA (COG0312) codes for MDVREQVAQQRVELEAAVAKALELAGQQADAAEVAINKTTGISVSTRMCDVENVEFNSDGALGITVYRGQRKGSASTSDLSEQAIAQTVAAALDIARYTSEDPYAGPGPAELMAKDIPDLDLFHPDEPEPDHAAEIAARAEQAALEFDPRIKQSDGASYDSHYGIRVYGNSHGMLASYASSRHSTSCCVIAEGKNGEMERDYSYTTARRVCDLWTPEKVGQHAAERTAGRVDPQKLSTREAPVMFAADIATGLFGHLVMGISGSNLYRKSSFLLDKLGEQIFPEWLNISERPHILRGMASTPFDSEGLATRDLEIIQDGRLQTYLMTSYAARKLGRQPTGHAGGIHNWLVNSTGESFEQMLKKMDRGLLVTELMGQGVNIVTGDYSRGAAGFWVENGEIQYPVSEITIAGNLKDMMQNIVALGTDTETRSQIQTGSMLLDSMKIAGE; via the coding sequence ATGGACGTGAGAGAACAGGTTGCTCAGCAGCGTGTGGAATTAGAAGCCGCTGTGGCCAAGGCACTAGAATTAGCTGGCCAGCAAGCGGATGCAGCGGAAGTTGCCATTAATAAAACCACAGGGATCAGCGTATCGACCCGGATGTGTGACGTTGAGAACGTTGAGTTCAACAGCGACGGAGCCCTTGGGATCACCGTATACCGTGGCCAGCGCAAAGGGAGTGCGTCGACCTCCGATTTGAGCGAGCAGGCCATTGCCCAGACGGTTGCCGCAGCACTGGATATCGCCCGTTATACTTCCGAAGACCCGTATGCCGGTCCAGGCCCGGCGGAGCTGATGGCTAAGGATATTCCTGATTTGGATCTGTTCCATCCGGATGAGCCGGAGCCGGATCATGCGGCAGAGATCGCTGCCCGAGCCGAGCAGGCCGCGCTGGAGTTTGACCCTAGGATCAAGCAGAGTGACGGTGCCAGCTACGATAGCCACTACGGTATCCGCGTTTACGGTAACAGCCACGGTATGCTGGCCAGCTATGCCTCGAGCCGCCACAGCACCAGTTGCTGCGTAATCGCCGAAGGCAAGAACGGTGAGATGGAGCGGGATTACAGCTATACCACTGCGCGCCGAGTTTGCGATTTGTGGACGCCGGAGAAGGTCGGCCAGCACGCGGCCGAACGCACTGCTGGCCGGGTCGATCCGCAGAAGCTGTCAACCCGTGAAGCCCCGGTGATGTTTGCGGCCGATATCGCCACTGGTCTATTCGGTCACTTGGTGATGGGGATCAGCGGCTCGAACCTGTACCGCAAGTCGTCTTTCCTGCTTGATAAGCTGGGTGAGCAGATCTTCCCTGAGTGGCTCAACATCAGCGAGCGCCCCCATATCCTGCGCGGCATGGCCAGTACGCCATTCGATAGCGAAGGGCTGGCCACTCGAGATTTGGAGATCATCCAGGACGGCCGACTGCAAACCTACCTGATGACCAGCTATGCGGCTCGTAAACTGGGCCGCCAGCCAACCGGCCATGCCGGAGGGATCCATAACTGGCTGGTTAACTCGACTGGCGAAAGCTTCGAGCAGATGCTCAAGAAGATGGACCGTGGCCTGTTGGTAACCGAGCTCATGGGGCAGGGCGTCAACATCGTCACCGGGGACTACTCCCGTGGCGCGGCCGGTTTCTGGGTCGAAAACGGCGAAATCCAGTACCCGGTCAGCGAAATCACCATTGCCGGTAACCTCAAGGACATGATGCAGAACATCGTGGCGCTCGGCACCGACACCGAGACCCGCAGCCAGATCCAGACCGGCTCGATGCTGCTTGATAGTATGAAGATAGCGGGCGAATAG
- a CDS encoding hypothetical protein (COG3164): MTTVPVRLARGLMWLVLTVLVLAAVAISGLRFYLPQLNDYREPIRQWASAQIDMDLEVELVEGHWRNFGPSLVLQGVKVNLPGAPESLVKVGDVSMQLDMLGSVLSLRPVFQDIRIDELSLDLTRLSGSGSDDSASSERSQMATIERIEELLFVQLGQFSVRNSDITLMSPADEKLTVDIKELKWDTHNRQRRAEGIVSIADTHFSQMQVIANLSDNQSWAKMSGDIYLQARNLSVTPWLNKQHLTDANISGSNLNAEIWLTLSNGALQQSLAKFDDSFLRWQLGEDKHQFRVRQGLVKLQPLENENGEPGWRIDSDQMVLETDGTPWPAFDIAARWLPDDWILAASNLSLENLQPFVTFLPDDSELVEVLSTLQPSGQISDIRVASSAGNAPQFSFRVSQLGLKQWELLPGIHKLDAVVAGDTQGGRAIVNLQDDELPYGEVFQAPLKIKAADVTAYWQVGDDGWRLWSDKIDVATPHLKVDGQFRLDFPADAPSWLSFYGEASLNNAGETWRYLPTLALGRSLTDYLSAAIRGGQAKSAQLLWYGELADFPYGNHDGVFQAFVPLRNGKFSFDTAWPELTDLKLDLLFENDFMYLDATHAKTMGATASRVTGDAELSGDGHLKLTVDVAADGEQVRDYMLATPLVDSVGAALTTVQVGGPVTSRFKLDIPFDGSDVRAWGSAELTDNQVRLDAPPLFLEGASGIISFDDDKVSAEQITAKLLAQPVNVGFTGNSVADGYRVDVALDGDWQVETLQQQVQDPLLADVTGRSRWQGTVGVDLNDTGFEYQVGIEAALAQAVSTLPYPLALAAGSPEVFKLDVTGNGQALVGKASLPGVAYQAKINLAEEKLKIDASQMAIGPTALLPLKHGEHGLDIVADQVDGDRWVELISAVHDKVEAEAAAGGVSVKPDIPVPTRIEAKVRQLKLASLDWNRVDFSADRLADIWRFHLDSREAKGQARWPQGLPLDLTIDSFHLNLPQVGGAEPKEKYRPQRDVPAATDFDRSMMANMPEIDLVLHDAWLQGYSLGEVSGKLRREGNMLELRNFTVDSGATSLNLDGHWSLDGDRSETQIAFDIDGQNSSDLMGRFGITGGIQGAKFSTYASIQWQGAPWSMHRETLTGELKSETGQGIISDIGGAGRLLGLFSIDSLIRRMQLDFSGIFDEGLAFNYIRGSGRIENGQFETDNIKMQALAGDMFIRGSANLVNETVDARVRFIPDFTSGIPVLTAFAVAPQTAIYVFAISTALSPVLDVFTQVNYVVKGPIDAPVVTEQSRFTGEYNVSEMLKGKDKEAK, from the coding sequence GTGACAACAGTTCCAGTTCGGCTGGCGCGTGGATTGATGTGGCTGGTACTGACAGTGTTGGTACTGGCCGCTGTTGCGATTAGCGGTCTGCGATTTTATCTTCCCCAGCTCAATGATTACCGTGAACCTATCCGCCAATGGGCCTCGGCGCAGATTGATATGGATCTCGAGGTTGAGTTGGTTGAGGGGCACTGGCGCAACTTTGGCCCGTCATTGGTGCTGCAAGGGGTGAAGGTTAACCTGCCGGGGGCTCCCGAGTCGCTGGTCAAGGTGGGCGATGTCTCGATGCAGCTCGATATGCTGGGATCGGTACTGAGTCTCCGCCCGGTCTTCCAGGATATCCGCATTGATGAGCTGAGCCTGGATCTCACCCGTCTATCGGGCAGCGGGAGCGACGATAGCGCCAGCTCAGAGCGCAGCCAAATGGCGACCATCGAGCGGATTGAGGAGTTGCTGTTTGTCCAGCTGGGCCAGTTCTCGGTCCGCAATTCCGATATCACTCTGATGTCACCGGCCGATGAGAAGCTGACGGTCGACATCAAGGAGCTGAAGTGGGATACCCATAACCGCCAGCGCCGGGCGGAAGGGATTGTCAGTATTGCCGATACCCATTTCAGCCAAATGCAAGTGATTGCTAACCTTTCCGATAACCAGTCATGGGCCAAGATGTCCGGTGACATCTACCTGCAGGCGCGCAATCTGTCGGTAACGCCATGGCTTAACAAGCAGCACCTGACCGATGCCAATATCAGCGGCAGTAACCTCAATGCCGAGATCTGGCTGACCCTGTCGAACGGTGCCCTACAGCAGAGCCTGGCTAAGTTTGATGATAGCTTCTTGCGCTGGCAGCTCGGCGAAGACAAGCACCAGTTCCGGGTGAGGCAGGGCTTGGTGAAGCTGCAGCCGCTGGAAAATGAGAACGGCGAGCCGGGCTGGCGTATCGACAGTGATCAGATGGTATTGGAGACCGATGGTACTCCTTGGCCAGCCTTTGATATCGCAGCTCGCTGGCTGCCTGATGACTGGATCCTGGCTGCGAGTAACCTTTCTCTCGAGAACCTGCAGCCGTTTGTCACTTTCTTACCCGATGACAGTGAGCTGGTGGAGGTATTATCGACGTTGCAGCCTTCTGGCCAGATCAGCGATATCCGTGTGGCTAGCAGCGCGGGCAATGCGCCGCAGTTTTCTTTCCGTGTTAGCCAGCTTGGCCTGAAGCAGTGGGAATTGCTGCCGGGGATCCACAAACTGGATGCGGTTGTGGCCGGTGACACCCAGGGTGGCCGTGCCATAGTGAACCTGCAAGATGATGAACTGCCGTACGGCGAAGTCTTCCAGGCACCGCTCAAAATCAAAGCTGCGGATGTGACCGCTTACTGGCAGGTTGGGGATGATGGCTGGCGTTTGTGGAGCGACAAAATTGATGTGGCGACGCCACACCTCAAGGTGGACGGCCAGTTCCGGCTGGACTTCCCGGCCGATGCCCCGTCTTGGCTGTCATTCTATGGTGAAGCCAGCCTGAATAATGCCGGCGAAACCTGGCGCTACCTGCCGACTTTGGCGCTGGGCCGCAGTTTGACCGACTACTTGTCGGCGGCGATCCGCGGTGGTCAGGCCAAATCGGCCCAGTTGCTGTGGTACGGCGAGCTGGCCGATTTCCCCTATGGCAACCATGACGGGGTATTCCAGGCATTTGTACCATTGCGCAATGGTAAATTCAGTTTCGATACCGCCTGGCCTGAGCTGACTGATCTCAAGCTTGATCTGTTGTTTGAAAATGACTTTATGTACCTCGATGCCACGCATGCCAAGACTATGGGGGCGACGGCCTCTAGAGTGACTGGCGATGCCGAGCTGAGCGGAGACGGGCACCTGAAATTGACGGTCGATGTGGCGGCGGATGGCGAGCAGGTACGGGACTACATGCTGGCGACCCCGCTGGTGGACTCGGTGGGGGCGGCGCTGACGACGGTGCAGGTCGGTGGCCCGGTGACCTCTCGGTTCAAGCTCGATATTCCTTTTGATGGCAGTGATGTTAGGGCGTGGGGCAGCGCCGAGTTGACGGACAACCAGGTACGCTTGGATGCGCCGCCGCTCTTCCTTGAAGGGGCTAGCGGAATTATCAGTTTCGATGATGATAAGGTCTCGGCGGAGCAAATCACGGCGAAGCTATTGGCGCAACCGGTGAATGTGGGCTTTACCGGCAACAGTGTGGCCGATGGCTACCGGGTCGATGTCGCGCTTGATGGTGACTGGCAGGTCGAGACCTTGCAGCAGCAGGTGCAGGACCCATTGCTGGCTGACGTAACGGGCCGAAGCCGTTGGCAGGGTACTGTCGGGGTTGATCTCAATGATACCGGCTTTGAATATCAAGTTGGTATTGAGGCGGCCCTGGCCCAGGCTGTGAGCACGCTGCCTTATCCGCTAGCTCTGGCTGCCGGTAGCCCGGAGGTGTTCAAGCTGGATGTCACCGGCAACGGGCAAGCTCTGGTCGGTAAGGCGTCCCTGCCTGGGGTGGCGTATCAAGCCAAGATTAATCTGGCAGAGGAAAAGCTCAAAATCGATGCTAGCCAAATGGCGATTGGTCCCACCGCCTTACTGCCGCTCAAACATGGTGAGCATGGCTTGGATATTGTGGCCGACCAGGTCGATGGCGACCGCTGGGTTGAGCTGATTTCGGCGGTACATGACAAGGTCGAAGCCGAGGCGGCAGCTGGCGGTGTGTCTGTCAAACCGGATATTCCTGTTCCCACTCGGATTGAAGCCAAGGTTCGCCAGCTGAAATTGGCGTCATTGGACTGGAATCGGGTCGACTTTTCGGCCGATCGGCTGGCCGATATCTGGCGTTTTCATCTCGACAGCCGGGAGGCAAAAGGCCAAGCGCGTTGGCCGCAAGGGCTGCCGTTGGATTTGACTATCGATAGTTTCCACTTGAACTTGCCGCAAGTTGGCGGTGCCGAGCCGAAGGAAAAGTACCGGCCCCAGCGCGATGTGCCGGCGGCGACCGATTTTGATCGCAGTATGATGGCAAATATGCCGGAAATCGATCTGGTGCTGCACGATGCTTGGTTGCAGGGCTACAGTCTCGGTGAGGTGTCCGGCAAGCTGCGCCGTGAGGGCAATATGCTGGAGCTGAGAAACTTCACGGTCGACTCTGGGGCCACGTCGCTGAATCTTGATGGCCACTGGAGCCTTGATGGCGATCGCAGCGAGACCCAGATTGCATTTGATATTGATGGCCAGAACAGTTCGGATCTGATGGGGCGCTTTGGGATTACTGGCGGGATCCAGGGGGCAAAATTCAGCACCTACGCTTCTATTCAGTGGCAAGGTGCGCCTTGGTCCATGCACCGTGAAACCTTAACCGGCGAGCTGAAGTCGGAAACCGGGCAGGGGATCATCAGTGATATCGGTGGTGCCGGTCGCCTGCTGGGCTTGTTCAGCATTGATTCGCTGATCCGCCGGATGCAGCTCGACTTCTCGGGGATTTTCGACGAGGGCCTGGCTTTCAACTATATCCGGGGGAGCGGGCGAATTGAAAATGGCCAGTTTGAGACCGACAATATTAAGATGCAGGCACTTGCGGGTGACATGTTTATTCGCGGAAGTGCTAATCTTGTCAATGAGACAGTGGATGCGAGGGTGAGATTCATTCCTGATTTTACATCAGGAATTCCAGTGCTTACCGCGTTTGCGGTGGCACCTCAAACCGCTATTTATGTCTTTGCTATCTCAACAGCACTCTCACCGGTTCTGGATGTCTTTACCCAAGTTAACTATGTGGTGAAAGGGCCGATTGACGCGCCGGTGGTGACCGAGCAGTCGCGCTTTACTGGCGAGTACAATGTTTCAGAGATGCTAAAAGGCAAAGATAAGGAAGCAAAATAA
- a CDS encoding putative carbon-nitrogen hydrolase (COG0388) — MAKFGIVQMTSGADPQTNLKHLKLKLKGLQLQGAKLVVTPENCLVFGSREDYLAHAEPLGEGPMQAEVAALARQLGIWVLIGSMPIRQLDGAITTTALLFDDQGQLQGHYDKLHMFDVEIDDAHHSYRESDTFRAGRETKVISTPFGNIGLSICYDVRFPQLYAALREQGADIIVVPAAFTKVTGKAHWELLLRARAVETQCWMVAAAQWGEHNEQRETWGHSMIVDPWGQVVACQQQGTGVMVADVDLDLSKAIRTNMPLVDHARFSVQQREG, encoded by the coding sequence ATGGCTAAATTCGGTATTGTACAAATGACTTCGGGCGCGGATCCTCAAACCAACCTCAAACACCTGAAGCTGAAACTTAAGGGGCTGCAGCTGCAGGGGGCCAAACTGGTTGTCACACCGGAAAACTGCCTGGTATTTGGCTCCCGCGAGGATTACCTTGCCCATGCTGAGCCGCTGGGTGAGGGCCCGATGCAGGCCGAGGTGGCTGCTTTGGCCCGGCAATTGGGGATCTGGGTATTGATTGGCTCGATGCCTATCCGTCAGCTTGATGGAGCGATTACCACTACCGCCTTGCTGTTCGATGATCAGGGCCAGCTTCAGGGCCATTACGATAAGCTGCATATGTTTGATGTGGAAATTGATGATGCCCATCACAGCTATCGTGAATCTGACACCTTCCGCGCCGGTCGCGAAACCAAGGTGATCTCCACGCCATTTGGCAACATTGGTTTATCTATCTGCTATGATGTCAGGTTCCCGCAACTTTATGCTGCGTTGCGTGAGCAGGGTGCAGACATTATTGTGGTTCCTGCTGCTTTTACCAAAGTGACCGGTAAGGCGCACTGGGAGTTGCTGCTGCGTGCCCGCGCGGTGGAAACCCAGTGTTGGATGGTTGCTGCCGCACAGTGGGGAGAGCACAATGAGCAGCGGGAGACCTGGGGCCATTCGATGATTGTCGATCCCTGGGGGCAGGTTGTTGCTTGCCAGCAACAGGGCACCGGGGTGATGGTGGCCGATGTCGACCTTGATTTGAGCAAGGCGATCAGAACAAACATGCCACTTGTTGATCACGCAAGATTTAGTGTTCAGCAACGTGAAGGCTGA